In Mycobacterium gallinarum, a single window of DNA contains:
- a CDS encoding nitroreductase family deazaflavin-dependent oxidoreductase, producing the protein MSAKDHPNNAPGVPMVYPPTFERLQIKYMNPMVKRIARFMPGVAKIQHRGRKSGKSYETVVTPFRKGNTLAITLGHGKTDWVKNVLAANEADVLFGSRTIHIVNPRILPAGSGGAEDLPFMARAQAKKMAILVADIA; encoded by the coding sequence ATGTCCGCCAAGGATCACCCCAACAACGCGCCGGGCGTCCCCATGGTCTATCCGCCCACGTTCGAGCGCCTGCAGATCAAATACATGAACCCGATGGTCAAGCGGATCGCGCGGTTCATGCCCGGCGTCGCGAAGATCCAGCATCGCGGCCGCAAGTCCGGCAAGAGCTACGAAACCGTCGTCACCCCCTTCCGTAAGGGCAACACCCTCGCGATCACGCTCGGCCACGGCAAGACCGACTGGGTCAAGAATGTGCTCGCCGCCAACGAGGCCGATGTGCTCTTCGGCTCGCGCACGATCCACATCGTCAATCCGCGGATTCTGCCCGCGGGTAGCGGAGGAGCCGAGGACCTACCGTTCATGGCACGCGCACAAGCGAAGAAAATGGCGATCCTCGTCGCCGACATCGCCTGA
- the nadC gene encoding carboxylating nicotinate-nucleotide diphosphorylase, with product MELTADELTEARKVIARGLEEDLRYGPDVTTLATVGADATTTASMVARQPGVIAGVDIALLVLDEVIGAGGYVVKHRVDDGERLDAGGVVLAVEAPTQGLLTAERTTLNLVCHLSGIATTTAQWVAAVAGTGAKIRDTRKTLPGLRALQKYAVRVGGGVNHRMGLGDAALIKDNHVAAAGSVVAALRAVRAAAPDLPCEVEVDSLEQLDEVFAENLGDQALVLLDNFPVWQTQIAVQRRDARSPATELESSGGLSLDTAAEYAGTGVDYLAVGALTHSVTVLDIGLDL from the coding sequence ATGGAACTGACTGCCGATGAACTGACCGAGGCTCGCAAGGTGATCGCCCGCGGACTGGAGGAGGACCTGCGGTACGGCCCGGATGTCACCACGCTGGCGACAGTCGGCGCGGATGCCACGACGACCGCGTCTATGGTCGCCAGGCAACCCGGCGTCATCGCCGGTGTGGACATCGCGCTGCTGGTACTCGACGAGGTGATCGGTGCAGGCGGGTACGTCGTCAAGCATCGTGTCGACGACGGTGAGCGGCTCGACGCGGGCGGGGTGGTGCTGGCCGTCGAAGCGCCGACGCAGGGCTTGCTGACCGCCGAGCGGACCACGCTGAACCTGGTGTGTCACCTGTCGGGTATCGCCACCACGACCGCACAGTGGGTGGCCGCCGTCGCGGGTACCGGAGCCAAGATCCGGGACACCCGCAAAACGTTGCCCGGACTGCGGGCTCTGCAGAAGTACGCGGTCCGAGTCGGCGGCGGTGTGAACCACCGGATGGGGCTGGGCGACGCCGCGCTGATCAAGGACAACCACGTCGCGGCCGCAGGCTCGGTGGTGGCCGCGCTGCGTGCCGTACGGGCGGCCGCACCGGATCTGCCATGCGAGGTGGAGGTCGACTCCCTGGAGCAACTCGACGAGGTGTTCGCCGAGAACCTGGGGGATCAGGCCCTCGTGCTGCTCGACAACTTCCCGGTCTGGCAGACACAGATCGCGGTGCAGCGCCGTGATGCGCGCTCTCCTGCAACCGAGCTGGAGTCCTCGGGCGGATTGTCGCTCGATACGGCAGCCGAGTACGCCGGTACCGGCGTGGACTACCTGGCGGTCGGTGCGCTCACCCACTCGGTGACCGTGCTGGACATCGGGCTGGATCTCTAA
- a CDS encoding L-aspartate oxidase, whose amino-acid sequence MTRRAACGGSGRLAGYWQQRADVVVIGTGVAGLCAALAAHRRGQKVMVLSKAGDTATFYAQGGIAVVLPEVLREEGDSVDAHVADTLAAGAGLCDPEAVRSIVADGYRAVRDLVEDGARFDEAAPGQWSLTREGGHSRRRIIHAGGDATGAEVQRALDVAAARLDIRRSHVALEILHEDGAVTGVLTLNDDGPGIIHTRSVILATGGLGHLYSATTNPDGSTGDGVALAMWAGLPVSDLEFIQFHPTMLFDGHAGGRRPLITEAVRGEGAVLVDSRGRSVTEGVHPMGDLAPRDIVAAAINARMTETGDPCVYLDARGIKSFKKRFPTVTAACRDAGIDPTRQAIPVVPGAHYSCGGVVTDVHGRTELAGLFAAGEVARTGMHGANRLASNSLLEGLVVGGRAGMAAAAHASDAGTTTAAAPESTTRRALPRGDLQRAMTRYAAVVRDDAGLRSLGHALETATPRKLNSRRDFEDVALTCTAGAVMTAALERTESRGCHHRADYPDADPTMARSLVPAVVCA is encoded by the coding sequence GTGACGCGCCGGGCCGCCTGCGGCGGCTCAGGCCGTCTAGCTGGCTACTGGCAGCAGCGTGCCGATGTCGTCGTCATCGGCACCGGTGTGGCGGGTCTGTGCGCCGCGCTCGCCGCGCACCGTCGGGGCCAGAAGGTGATGGTACTAAGCAAGGCCGGCGACACCGCCACGTTCTACGCGCAGGGTGGCATCGCGGTCGTGTTGCCGGAAGTCCTTCGGGAAGAAGGCGATTCGGTCGACGCGCATGTAGCCGACACGTTGGCGGCGGGGGCCGGTTTGTGTGACCCGGAAGCGGTGCGTTCCATCGTCGCCGATGGCTACCGCGCGGTGCGTGATCTCGTCGAAGACGGTGCGCGCTTCGACGAAGCGGCACCCGGACAGTGGTCCCTGACGCGTGAGGGTGGTCATTCGCGCAGGCGGATCATCCACGCCGGAGGCGACGCAACCGGTGCGGAAGTGCAGCGTGCCCTCGACGTCGCCGCCGCTCGGTTGGACATCCGACGCAGCCACGTCGCGCTGGAGATTCTGCACGAAGACGGCGCGGTCACCGGTGTCCTGACGCTCAACGACGATGGCCCAGGAATCATTCACACCCGATCGGTGATCTTGGCGACCGGCGGATTGGGGCACCTCTACTCGGCGACCACGAATCCCGACGGTTCCACCGGTGACGGCGTGGCGCTGGCGATGTGGGCCGGGCTGCCGGTATCCGATCTCGAGTTCATCCAGTTCCACCCGACCATGCTGTTCGACGGGCATGCCGGCGGGAGACGGCCGCTGATCACCGAGGCGGTTCGTGGTGAAGGGGCGGTCCTTGTCGACTCAAGAGGTCGCTCGGTGACCGAAGGAGTGCACCCGATGGGCGACCTTGCGCCGCGCGACATCGTCGCCGCTGCGATCAACGCCCGGATGACCGAGACCGGTGACCCCTGTGTCTACCTCGACGCGCGCGGCATCAAGAGCTTCAAGAAACGCTTTCCCACGGTCACGGCGGCATGCCGGGATGCTGGTATCGATCCGACGCGTCAAGCCATCCCCGTGGTCCCGGGTGCGCACTACAGCTGCGGCGGAGTGGTGACCGATGTGCATGGGCGCACCGAACTGGCGGGTCTTTTCGCGGCGGGGGAGGTGGCCCGCACCGGGATGCACGGCGCGAACCGGCTGGCCTCCAACAGCCTGCTCGAAGGCCTCGTCGTCGGTGGCCGGGCCGGAATGGCCGCAGCCGCACACGCTTCGGACGCCGGGACCACTACCGCGGCAGCGCCTGAGTCCACGACTCGACGCGCACTGCCGAGGGGCGATCTGCAGCGGGCGATGACGCGGTATGCGGCGGTGGTCCGAGACGATGCCGGCCTGCGTTCGCTGGGACATGCCTTGGAGACCGCGACTCCGCGGAAGCTCAACTCGCGCAGGGATTTCGAAGATGTTGCGCTGACATGCACGGCGGGTGCGGTGATGACGGCCGCGTTGGAGCGCACCGAATCGCGGGGTTGTCACCACCGCGCCGACTATCCGGATGCCGACCCGACGATGGCCCGCAGTCTGGTGCCCGCGGTGGTGTGCGCCTGA
- a CDS encoding alcohol dehydrogenase catalytic domain-containing protein, which produces MQQLVFEEMGAYAWRETAEPEIQAPEQAIVRPSVVACCDLDVAVAQGRLPMPPGHAIGHEGIGEVVAVGDAVQGVAPGDQVVIPFQISCGQCRECRRGVTGSCGAVPLMAMYGMAPLAGFDGGGFMADLVHVPYADAMLVPIPRGVDPIGIASLSDNIVDGWRGVGPYRAELDALDDGDRRVLVAGRQSIGLYAAGLGVALGYRVDYVDIDPHRLAAAEKLGATVHDIPKPDKSLGSYPVTVHTSADPDVLAATLRGTWPDGVCTDTGIYYQGAVEMPLLSMYTRGIRFVTGRVNARAAIPQVIELLQAGCDVTPAVDRVAPWDAAADVWPVMTGKTVFMR; this is translated from the coding sequence ATGCAACAGCTGGTATTCGAGGAGATGGGCGCATACGCCTGGCGCGAAACCGCCGAGCCCGAGATCCAAGCTCCTGAGCAGGCCATAGTTCGCCCGTCGGTGGTGGCGTGTTGCGACCTCGACGTGGCCGTCGCGCAGGGCAGGCTTCCGATGCCGCCCGGACATGCCATCGGGCACGAGGGTATCGGTGAGGTCGTCGCCGTGGGGGATGCCGTACAGGGTGTGGCGCCCGGCGACCAGGTTGTGATTCCGTTCCAGATCAGCTGCGGGCAATGCCGCGAATGCCGAAGGGGAGTGACGGGATCGTGCGGCGCGGTGCCGCTGATGGCCATGTACGGAATGGCGCCGCTCGCCGGGTTCGACGGCGGTGGATTCATGGCCGATCTGGTGCACGTGCCGTACGCCGACGCAATGCTGGTGCCCATACCGCGCGGGGTGGATCCCATCGGCATCGCGTCGCTTTCGGACAACATCGTCGACGGCTGGCGCGGCGTCGGTCCCTACCGGGCCGAACTCGACGCGCTCGATGACGGGGATCGACGTGTCCTCGTCGCCGGACGGCAATCCATCGGCCTGTACGCGGCGGGACTCGGCGTCGCGCTCGGCTACCGCGTCGACTATGTCGACATCGATCCACACCGGCTGGCCGCAGCCGAAAAGCTGGGGGCCACAGTGCATGACATACCGAAACCGGACAAATCACTGGGCAGCTACCCGGTCACCGTCCACACCTCTGCCGACCCCGATGTGCTGGCAGCGACGCTACGCGGGACGTGGCCCGATGGCGTGTGTACCGACACCGGCATCTACTACCAGGGCGCGGTTGAGATGCCGTTGCTGTCGATGTACACGCGCGGGATCAGGTTCGTCACGGGCCGGGTCAACGCCCGTGCCGCCATTCCCCAGGTCATCGAACTACTACAGGCGGGGTGCGATGTCACTCCCGCGGTAGACCGCGTGGCGCCGTGGGATGCGGCGGCCGACGTCTGGCCCGTGATGACGGGCAAGACGGTTTTCATGCGTTAG
- a CDS encoding TetR/AcrR family transcriptional regulator: MPRPDRSRTALVDAAAMLFRRQGYAATGVNQILETADVKAGSLYHHFPDGKQQLAAAVVDTAGTDIETRLRQFLSSGLPVSDIVDGWIDLMSSGLAMDRRDGCPIEPIATESVNASPLVREASSRAFHAWQMAIADRLRDDGWAEADANETALAVIALLEGALILSRIAGDSAALDAAKAGARTLLAR; this comes from the coding sequence ATGCCCCGCCCCGATCGGAGCCGCACCGCACTCGTGGACGCCGCCGCCATGCTCTTTCGCAGGCAGGGCTATGCCGCAACCGGCGTGAATCAGATCTTGGAGACCGCTGACGTCAAGGCCGGATCGCTGTACCACCACTTTCCCGACGGCAAACAGCAGTTGGCCGCCGCCGTGGTGGACACCGCCGGAACCGACATCGAGACGCGACTGCGGCAGTTCCTCAGCAGCGGATTGCCGGTGTCCGACATCGTCGACGGCTGGATCGATCTGATGTCCTCGGGGCTGGCGATGGACCGGCGCGACGGCTGCCCCATCGAACCGATCGCGACCGAATCGGTGAACGCCAGCCCGCTCGTTCGTGAAGCATCGTCTCGGGCATTTCACGCGTGGCAGATGGCCATCGCGGACCGACTGCGCGATGACGGCTGGGCCGAGGCCGACGCCAATGAGACGGCGCTCGCCGTCATCGCGCTGCTCGAAGGGGCGCTCATCCTCTCGCGCATCGCGGGTGACAGTGCCGCACTCGACGCCGCGAAAGCGGGCGCGCGCACACTGCTCGCCAGATAG